From a single Micromonospora sp. WMMD1102 genomic region:
- a CDS encoding MerR family transcriptional regulator, translated as MRSGLRSGQLAEAAGVNQQTLRYYERRGLVAEPDRTLGGHRLYPPETVTIVRVIKTAQRLGFTLDEVAELLSVGAHRHGRRPEAGLRARAQAKLAEVERKITDLSVIRETLREAVAAGCDDLVACAESPRCPLPFVELTSQAGC; from the coding sequence GTGAGGTCAGGGCTGCGGTCGGGGCAGCTGGCCGAGGCGGCCGGGGTGAACCAGCAGACGCTGCGCTACTACGAGCGGCGGGGCCTGGTGGCCGAGCCGGACCGGACGCTGGGCGGGCACCGGCTCTATCCGCCGGAGACGGTCACCATCGTCCGGGTTATCAAGACGGCCCAGCGGCTCGGGTTCACCCTGGACGAGGTGGCCGAGTTGTTGAGTGTCGGCGCCCACCGGCACGGCCGGCGGCCCGAGGCGGGGCTGCGGGCCCGCGCCCAGGCCAAGCTGGCCGAGGTCGAGCGGAAGATCACCGACCTGTCGGTGATCCGGGAGACGCTGCGCGAGGCGGTCGCCGCCGGCTGCGACGACCTGGTCGCCTGCGCGGAGAGCCCGCGCTGCCCGCTGCCGTTCGTCGAGCTGACCAGTCAGGCCGGTTGCTAG